The following proteins come from a genomic window of Methanosarcina sp. MTP4:
- a CDS encoding ubiquinol-cytochrome c reductase iron-sulfur subunit has product MKSKGFFQSITATLKYVNQEPEISSGAYSINGNKIEVSLDRVPELESVGNAASIMDDSLPDSIIIARPEKDKYVVASSKCAHRGRALAYEHDKKVFRCSSLGHSEFNLDGSRTKGPAGKGINMYGYSIDGDKMTIELD; this is encoded by the coding sequence ATGAAAAGCAAAGGATTTTTCCAATCGATAACTGCTACTTTAAAATACGTAAACCAGGAACCTGAAATAAGCTCAGGTGCCTATTCGATAAACGGGAATAAAATTGAGGTTTCTTTAGACCGTGTTCCTGAACTGGAAAGCGTGGGAAATGCGGCAAGCATAATGGATGACAGCCTGCCAGACTCGATAATCATTGCCAGGCCGGAAAAAGACAAATACGTGGTTGCCTCAAGCAAATGCGCACACAGGGGCAGGGCACTTGCATACGAACATGACAAAAAAGTGTTCAGGTGCTCATCTCTCGGGCATTCGGAATTTAACCTTGACGGGTCAAGGACAAAAGGACCCGCTGGCAAAGGAATAAATATGTACGGATATTCGATTGACGGGGATAAAATGACGATAGAACTGGATTGA
- a CDS encoding tetratricopeptide repeat protein, which produces MNDSTESTGKEESAEREVKKEAAEMGEAKERGEREEKKLGKKKVRVKVRGIEAKEELKSLEEYSSQLKDLDPELITPEDETVLKRAFRRAKEELGPEDLVNWFTRYSEPFYRSASWRLLSPMYEQVLDIAEEKLGPEHPVTAAALNGLAGIYRYLGKYEEALPLYTRALTIREKEPGPDSLETGNTLCDLAVLYFFMDKKDKALPLYERALEIHEKVFELEHLENPEHPGNLETVRTLNRMAFFYRATEEPEKAEELYRRALDHLETLRKASPENVKFQAYTAGTLNNLGVLLSEEMDRMDEAEEIYGRALKLQEMSLSPDHPQVAQTLNNLGLLYYNTGSPEKALALYTRSLEIFEKLGKTEHMGYANTLNNLAGVYVRKRRCKEALELYEKSLAIREKLLGEEHPEVAKTLNNLAELYRQMGEHKKALPLYTRALKITEKTLGSEHMDVGTTLNNLAGLHESMGEYETAIEMYERALGIIEKELGLDHPYFKITRNNLLALYEKMERVEHAE; this is translated from the coding sequence ATGAATGATTCAACGGAAAGCACGGGAAAAGAAGAATCAGCTGAAAGGGAAGTAAAAAAGGAAGCTGCTGAGATGGGGGAAGCAAAAGAAAGAGGGGAGAGGGAAGAGAAGAAGCTTGGGAAGAAAAAAGTGAGAGTGAAAGTCAGGGGAATAGAAGCGAAAGAGGAATTGAAGAGCCTTGAAGAGTACAGCAGCCAGTTAAAAGACCTGGACCCCGAACTGATCACCCCTGAAGACGAAACCGTCCTGAAAAGAGCTTTCAGGCGTGCAAAGGAGGAACTCGGCCCCGAAGACCTGGTCAACTGGTTCACCCGGTATTCCGAGCCCTTCTACCGCTCAGCTTCCTGGAGATTGCTCTCCCCGATGTACGAACAGGTCCTGGATATTGCCGAAGAGAAGCTCGGGCCCGAGCACCCGGTAACGGCAGCAGCCCTGAACGGCCTTGCGGGGATATACAGGTATCTGGGAAAGTATGAGGAAGCTCTTCCCCTCTACACCCGGGCTCTCACCATCCGGGAAAAGGAACCCGGGCCGGATAGCCTTGAGACCGGAAACACCCTCTGTGACCTTGCAGTCCTCTATTTTTTCATGGACAAAAAAGACAAAGCTCTCCCCCTCTATGAACGAGCCCTTGAAATCCATGAAAAAGTCTTCGAGCTCGAGCACCTCGAAAACCCCGAACACCCCGGGAACCTGGAAACTGTCAGGACCCTGAACAGGATGGCGTTTTTCTACAGGGCCACGGAAGAGCCTGAAAAAGCCGAAGAGCTTTATCGCCGGGCCCTAGATCACCTCGAAACACTCCGGAAAGCCTCCCCGGAAAACGTAAAATTCCAGGCCTACACTGCAGGCACCCTGAACAACCTGGGCGTCCTGCTCTCGGAGGAGATGGACCGGATGGACGAGGCAGAGGAAATCTACGGAAGAGCCCTTAAACTCCAGGAAATGTCCCTCAGCCCCGACCACCCCCAGGTAGCCCAGACCCTTAACAACCTGGGCCTGCTCTACTACAATACGGGCAGCCCTGAAAAAGCCCTCGCCCTCTACACCCGATCCCTGGAAATCTTCGAGAAGCTCGGAAAAACCGAGCACATGGGCTATGCCAACACCCTGAACAACCTGGCAGGCGTCTATGTCCGGAAGCGAAGGTGCAAAGAAGCCCTGGAACTCTACGAAAAGAGCCTTGCCATCCGGGAAAAGCTTCTTGGCGAAGAGCACCCCGAAGTTGCCAAGACCCTGAACAACCTTGCCGAACTCTACCGCCAGATGGGCGAACACAAAAAAGCCCTCCCCCTCTACACCCGAGCCCTCAAGATCACCGAAAAAACCCTTGGCTCCGAACACATGGACGTAGGCACAACTCTGAACAACCTCGCAGGCCTCCACGAAAGCATGGGCGAATACGAAACCGCAATCGAGATGTACGAGCGAGCGCTCGGGATCATTGAAAAGGAACTCGGGCTTGACCATCCCTATTTCAAGATCACGAGGAATAACCTGCTGGCGCTTTATGAGAAAATGGAGAGGGTCGAGCATGCGGAATGA
- a CDS encoding ISNCY family transposase: MVTIYLNLNNFSELPTLLDIFGNYDNDYEYTAEGIFRKKTSPSCPKCNIPMVHNGYNTYTKKGLGDVKIGKYKCSNCNCTLEENRSFWEEIKSVLFDSFNDFFQLLRYHNVSHKGISSIMDFIYPRSKSTILREFNKNMDQEKVPNVEYVYMVHYDEQHPKEGRCQKYRLTLLDAKTQRPLADELFDDKNSETIKNFLKKHLDTSKPVFIVTDFDNTYPGVLKEVFGDKLVHQYCLMHLNKLIVHDFPRKTSIEQELLKYKMLNIFYNREKEIDFLEKLLPEELNLSGDEKQYVEWIKTAKKQFNKYRHGLKLERRRKKENLTHHCLEKARTNFEDLMRNIRTYDEGIQKRLWMINSHWLNLTVFHYLPGSPATNNPIESYFSKSLKTDSKKQFRTDTGIENQIKLAKMKRAGMITKPDKSLLELFRTFTPFKV; encoded by the coding sequence ATGGTGACAATATACCTTAACCTTAATAACTTTTCTGAGCTTCCTACTCTTTTGGACATTTTTGGCAATTATGACAACGATTATGAATATACTGCAGAAGGAATTTTTCGTAAAAAGACTTCTCCATCATGTCCTAAATGCAACATTCCTATGGTTCATAATGGTTACAACACATACACCAAAAAAGGGCTTGGAGACGTCAAAATCGGCAAATATAAGTGTTCAAATTGTAACTGCACACTTGAAGAAAATCGTAGTTTCTGGGAAGAGATTAAGTCTGTTCTTTTTGATTCATTTAACGATTTTTTTCAACTACTCAGATATCATAATGTCTCACATAAAGGAATTTCTTCCATTATGGATTTCATATATCCAAGATCAAAAAGCACTATTCTCAGAGAATTCAACAAAAATATGGATCAAGAGAAGGTTCCAAATGTAGAATATGTATACATGGTACACTATGACGAACAGCATCCAAAGGAAGGACGTTGTCAAAAATATCGTTTAACCTTACTTGATGCAAAAACTCAAAGACCATTAGCTGATGAGCTTTTTGATGATAAAAATTCAGAAACAATCAAAAATTTCCTTAAAAAGCATCTGGATACTTCTAAACCTGTGTTCATAGTTACGGATTTTGACAATACTTATCCTGGAGTTTTAAAGGAAGTTTTTGGAGATAAGTTAGTACATCAGTATTGTTTGATGCACTTAAACAAGCTTATAGTTCATGATTTTCCACGGAAAACGTCTATTGAGCAGGAATTATTGAAATATAAAATGTTGAACATATTTTATAATCGAGAAAAGGAGATCGATTTTCTGGAAAAACTTCTACCTGAGGAACTTAATTTAAGCGGTGACGAAAAACAGTACGTAGAATGGATTAAAACGGCAAAAAAGCAATTTAATAAGTATAGACATGGATTAAAACTTGAAAGGCGAAGAAAAAAAGAAAATCTCACACATCATTGCCTTGAAAAGGCAAGAACAAATTTTGAAGATTTGATGAGAAATATAAGAACATACGATGAAGGTATCCAAAAACGACTGTGGATGATCAATAGTCATTGGTTAAATCTTACTGTGTTTCATTATCTTCCTGGATCTCCAGCAACGAACAATCCAATAGAAAGCTATTTTTCAAAAAGTCTTAAAACAGATAGCAAAAAGCAGTTTAGAACTGATACTGGAATTGAAAACCAGATTAAACTCGCTAAGATGAAAAGAGCGGGAATGATAACAAAACCAGACAAATCACTTTTGGAGTTATTTAGAACATTTACACCTTTCAAGGTATAG
- a CDS encoding carbohydrate kinase: MKAIKALTFGEILFDIINGSAHLGGAPLNLAAHLAKLGETRGAKTEAKTGTKTAVISAVGKDELGTELLNKAKQLGIDTSYIFVDERRPTGTVSVELNDEGIPNFKIHENVAWDAIKLDSEKTDVLVAEEWDVFCFGTLAQRSEVNIKTLWRLLPVIRAKHLFYDVNLRPGFYEKEWIETSLAFADIVKMNSEEATIISGLLFNKNHAGKELCSLLVEKYPGITLICITKGAGGAAVFHNENNCGDYEEIKTTSIEVADTVGAGDAFSAGFLYAYFLGCNVSDAASFACVIGTYVASKPGSVPEYSNEIIEKLGGIKH; encoded by the coding sequence ATGAAAGCCATTAAAGCCCTCACCTTTGGGGAAATCCTCTTCGACATCATCAATGGCTCAGCTCACCTCGGCGGCGCTCCCTTAAATCTTGCCGCCCACCTCGCAAAACTGGGAGAAACGAGGGGAGCAAAAACGGAAGCAAAAACGGGAACAAAAACCGCCGTGATTTCAGCCGTAGGGAAAGATGAACTGGGGACCGAACTCCTGAACAAAGCGAAGCAACTCGGAATTGATACCTCATACATCTTTGTCGATGAAAGAAGGCCCACCGGAACCGTTTCTGTAGAACTGAATGACGAGGGAATTCCAAACTTCAAGATTCACGAAAACGTAGCCTGGGACGCAATCAAGCTTGACTCCGAAAAAACGGATGTCCTTGTTGCAGAAGAATGGGACGTTTTCTGCTTCGGGACCCTTGCCCAGCGCTCGGAAGTAAACATAAAAACGCTTTGGCGGCTGCTTCCGGTAATCAGGGCAAAGCACCTCTTCTATGATGTAAACCTGAGGCCCGGTTTCTACGAAAAAGAGTGGATCGAAACTTCCCTGGCATTTGCTGATATCGTGAAAATGAACTCGGAGGAAGCCACCATAATTTCCGGGCTGCTTTTTAATAAAAACCATGCCGGTAAGGAACTCTGCAGCCTGCTGGTTGAAAAATACCCCGGTATCACACTCATCTGTATAACTAAAGGAGCCGGGGGAGCAGCGGTTTTCCATAATGAAAACAATTGCGGTGACTATGAAGAAATCAAAACAACATCCATAGAAGTAGCCGACACCGTAGGAGCAGGGGATGCTTTTTCCGCAGGTTTCCTTTATGCTTACTTTTTGGGCTGCAACGTTTCGGATGCTGCTTCATTTGCCTGCGTCATCGGGACTTACGTAGCATCAAAACCCGGTTCAGTGCCCGAATATTCGAATGAAATAATCGAGAAACTGGGAGGGATCAAGCATTAA
- a CDS encoding MATE family efflux transporter: protein MHERSKFLGTEKISSLLFKLSAPSILGMLVYALYNIVDTVFVGQALGEESVQGIGGLAIAFPIQMLALGIGIGLGVGGASVISRALGAKELNKAEKTLGTAFSLAIFLGLAYTAVGLYFLDPLLELFGATEGIMPYARDYLEITLAGSVVFTLGIAAEDLVRAEGNARYAMFGMLLGAGLNILLDPVFIFGFGMGVKGAAIATVIAQFVSMTFLLRYFLAGKGSVPFKIRMLKTDPGISREMLAIGISPLIIEASNSVMMIFVNNALGTYGGDVSIAAFGIIHRLIMFIFLPMLGISFGLQPIIGYNYGAKQFSRVVESVKVALKLSTLLSLAGFLLFFLFPEQILSIFSPDAELAAVGTNAMRIVVLVLPFISFQVIGTTVFQALGMPKPAFILSLARQLLFLLPLVLVLPKFYGLNGVWAAFPISDFMAFGLAVGLLWWEYRRFGSEEKEEGVEVWSEG, encoded by the coding sequence ATACACGAACGAAGCAAATTCCTGGGCACGGAAAAAATAAGCAGCCTCCTCTTCAAGCTCTCGGCTCCCTCAATCCTCGGGATGCTCGTCTACGCCCTGTATAATATAGTGGACACGGTCTTCGTCGGACAGGCCCTTGGCGAAGAAAGCGTCCAGGGCATCGGCGGGCTTGCGATTGCTTTTCCTATCCAGATGCTGGCTCTGGGAATCGGAATCGGGCTAGGGGTAGGAGGTGCGTCCGTAATTTCCAGGGCGCTCGGGGCAAAAGAGCTCAATAAAGCCGAAAAAACTCTCGGGACCGCCTTTTCCCTTGCCATTTTCCTGGGGCTTGCCTACACGGCAGTCGGGCTGTACTTCCTTGACCCTCTGCTGGAACTCTTCGGGGCAACCGAGGGGATCATGCCCTATGCCAGGGACTACCTTGAAATAACCCTGGCAGGCTCGGTCGTTTTTACTCTTGGAATTGCTGCCGAAGACCTGGTGAGGGCTGAGGGCAATGCCCGCTACGCCATGTTTGGAATGCTCCTCGGCGCCGGCCTGAACATCCTCCTTGACCCGGTCTTCATTTTCGGTTTCGGGATGGGAGTAAAGGGAGCTGCGATTGCAACCGTGATAGCCCAGTTTGTGTCCATGACTTTTTTGCTGCGTTATTTCCTTGCAGGCAAAGGCTCCGTGCCCTTCAAAATCAGGATGCTTAAAACCGACCCCGGAATAAGCAGGGAAATGCTTGCCATCGGGATAAGTCCCCTGATTATCGAAGCCTCCAACAGCGTCATGATGATTTTCGTAAACAACGCCCTTGGGACTTACGGAGGGGACGTCTCGATCGCCGCTTTCGGGATCATCCACCGCCTGATCATGTTCATCTTCCTCCCCATGCTCGGAATATCTTTTGGCTTGCAGCCGATCATAGGCTACAATTACGGGGCAAAACAGTTTTCGCGGGTGGTCGAGTCCGTGAAGGTCGCCCTGAAACTGAGCACCCTCCTTTCCCTGGCAGGTTTCCTGCTTTTCTTCCTTTTCCCTGAGCAGATCCTCTCCATCTTCAGCCCTGATGCCGAACTGGCGGCTGTCGGGACCAATGCCATGAGGATCGTCGTGCTGGTCCTGCCCTTCATAAGCTTCCAGGTCATCGGGACCACCGTTTTCCAGGCGCTCGGGATGCCAAAGCCCGCTTTCATCCTTTCACTGGCAAGGCAGTTGCTTTTTCTGCTCCCGCTTGTGCTGGTGCTGCCGAAGTTTTACGGGTTGAACGGGGTCTGGGCAGCGTTTCCGATTTCGGATTTTATGGCGTTCGGGCTGGCGGTTGGGTTGTTGTGGTGGGAGTACCGGAGGTTTGGGAGTGAAGAAAAAGAAGAAGGGGTTGAGGTTTGGAGTGAGGGATAA